The Desulfobulbaceae bacterium genome has a window encoding:
- a CDS encoding hydrogenase iron-sulfur subunit, with translation MSFSPDIQAFCCHYTSQQSCSQDGGGLLEDGFPSTVTINRLPCSGKLQVSALLAALENGADGVYVVGCPKDTCHNVLGSQRAAKKVLAVKKALVELGVEPERIEMFHLQRGLHPEFITAAQTMDKTIRTLGPSPFKGESK, from the coding sequence ATGAGCTTCAGCCCTGACATCCAGGCATTTTGTTGCCATTACACATCCCAGCAGTCCTGTTCGCAAGATGGCGGCGGACTACTGGAAGATGGCTTCCCGTCCACTGTGACAATCAACCGCTTACCATGCTCCGGCAAACTTCAGGTCAGCGCTTTACTTGCTGCCCTTGAAAATGGCGCCGATGGCGTCTATGTGGTGGGCTGCCCCAAAGACACCTGCCACAACGTCCTTGGAAGCCAACGGGCGGCAAAGAAAGTCCTGGCGGTCAAAAAGGCCCTGGTAGAACTTGGTGTAGAACCGGAACGAATCGAGATGTTCCACCTACAGCGAGGACTCCACCCCGAATTCATTACAGCGGCCCAAACTATGGACAAAACTATACGGACACTTGGCCCAAGCCCATTCAAGGGAGAGAGCAAATGA
- a CDS encoding 4Fe-4S dicluster domain-containing protein — translation MGITNTEINPAFSSQVTDIPGGEWLNRCFSCGACSGACPVSQAIPDFDPRKIIHMIRMGLKDRVLKSDLMWYCSKCRSCVFVCPQNVGFADIMTALRKIAVSEGYVTEQDLRDKGKVAWVERDQCVSCLTCVRVCPWSIPKIDTKGVAEISTKECRACGICVSECPAQAIKLNESEDERLLAACASSK, via the coding sequence ATGGGAATTACCAACACCGAAATTAACCCGGCCTTTAGCAGCCAAGTAACCGACATCCCCGGCGGCGAGTGGCTCAACCGTTGCTTCTCCTGCGGCGCCTGCAGTGGCGCCTGTCCGGTCAGCCAAGCTATCCCTGACTTCGATCCTCGAAAGATCATCCACATGATCCGCATGGGACTCAAAGACAGAGTCCTCAAATCGGATCTTATGTGGTACTGCTCAAAGTGCAGGTCATGTGTTTTTGTCTGCCCTCAGAATGTCGGCTTTGCTGACATCATGACAGCGCTCAGGAAGATTGCCGTCAGTGAAGGGTATGTTACCGAACAAGACCTGCGCGACAAGGGTAAAGTTGCCTGGGTTGAACGTGACCAGTGCGTATCATGCCTTACCTGCGTCCGAGTCTGCCCCTGGAGTATCCCTAAAATCGACACGAAAGGTGTAGCTGAGATCAGCACCAAAGAGTGCAGGGCTTGTGGAATCTGTGTCAGTGAGTGCCCGGCCCAGGCAATCAAATTGAATGAATCTGAAGATGAACGTCTGCTTGCCGCCTGCGCCAGCAGCAAATAA
- a CDS encoding diguanylate cyclase, which yields MTSNWYCKTIICVDDEESVLESYRQILTISEEDAELADILALADERSGESAVSGSDSRQEYTLLLADSGVKALQLIRDELAAGRRVAAGFFDMRMPGMDGYETIKAIRELDRDLVCTVVTAYTDRSVNQIRDLFSGDSQDQLLYFKKPFAPEELEQSALNMVSAWNNKRRLEEYMRAVEMHKHGLSHILHAVGVLSCVPPHSLQSLLTGLLFEFMAFLEAENGCIVFWPDKDGPKLQYGVGRFENQLNLHQVVEDESLFQASLAVNQCQVVGNQCFVPLVNRDQRFGGMYIETIKSKEMRADLNLLEIFKTQMVQLILNSLYHQRAVTSMEEALTDPLTGLYNRRFLVKVLFDELKRNMGVKMQMAVLMVDLDDFKKVNDLYGHDAGDVALRKVGNVLQLAVRKCDLFGMGRELEHIGRTEQYALRMGGEEFCVILLNTGLDGAKSVGERMRQGIAQGGFVYQGEEIPLTASVGIWSGEVTSLDHENEDFLADYIVCADQALYQAKEQGKNRVVVYESSSA from the coding sequence ATGACCAGTAATTGGTATTGCAAGACAATTATATGTGTGGATGATGAAGAATCGGTTCTGGAATCGTACCGGCAGATACTTACTATCTCGGAGGAGGATGCGGAGCTTGCCGATATCCTGGCCTTGGCAGATGAACGGTCTGGAGAGAGCGCCGTCTCGGGCAGTGATTCTCGGCAGGAATATACCTTGTTGTTGGCCGACTCCGGCGTCAAGGCGTTACAGTTGATCCGTGATGAGTTGGCTGCCGGCCGGAGGGTAGCAGCGGGTTTTTTCGATATGCGGATGCCGGGGATGGACGGGTATGAGACGATTAAGGCCATTCGTGAGCTTGATCGTGATCTCGTCTGCACGGTAGTGACCGCCTATACCGACCGAAGTGTCAATCAGATCCGGGATCTCTTCTCAGGAGACAGTCAGGATCAGTTGCTCTATTTTAAAAAGCCTTTTGCCCCGGAGGAACTCGAGCAGTCAGCCTTGAACATGGTAAGCGCCTGGAATAACAAGCGCCGCTTGGAGGAGTATATGCGGGCGGTTGAGATGCATAAGCATGGCTTGAGTCATATTCTCCATGCGGTGGGGGTTCTCTCCTGCGTGCCGCCCCATTCGCTGCAGTCGTTGTTGACTGGCTTGCTCTTTGAGTTTATGGCCTTTTTGGAGGCGGAAAATGGGTGCATAGTGTTCTGGCCGGATAAGGATGGTCCGAAGCTTCAGTATGGAGTGGGACGATTCGAAAACCAGTTGAATCTTCATCAAGTTGTCGAGGATGAGAGTCTCTTCCAGGCATCATTGGCCGTGAATCAATGCCAGGTCGTTGGCAATCAGTGCTTTGTGCCCTTGGTGAACAGGGATCAGAGATTTGGCGGGATGTATATTGAGACCATAAAATCTAAAGAAATGCGAGCCGATCTAAATCTGCTTGAGATATTCAAGACTCAGATGGTTCAGCTCATCTTGAACAGTCTTTATCATCAGCGGGCCGTAACATCCATGGAAGAGGCGCTCACCGACCCGCTCACTGGTCTTTATAATCGTCGTTTTCTGGTGAAAGTCCTGTTTGACGAATTGAAGAGAAATATGGGCGTAAAGATGCAAATGGCTGTGCTTATGGTGGACCTGGATGACTTTAAGAAGGTTAATGATCTCTATGGTCATGACGCCGGAGACGTGGCCCTTCGCAAAGTGGGTAATGTCTTGCAGCTTGCGGTTCGAAAATGTGATTTATTTGGGATGGGCCGTGAGCTTGAGCATATTGGCAGGACCGAGCAGTATGCCTTGCGTATGGGTGGGGAGGAGTTCTGTGTTATTCTGCTGAATACCGGGTTGGATGGCGCCAAATCTGTCGGTGAACGGATGCGGCAGGGTATCGCCCAGGGTGGGTTTGTTTATCAGGGAGAGGAGATTCCTTTGACTGCCAGTGTTGGCATTTGGTCGGGTGAAGTAACTTCGCTCGATCATGAGAATGAGGATTTCTTGGCCGATTATATTGTTTGTGCCGACCAAGCCTTGTATCAGGCTAAAGAACAGGGTAAAAATCGGGTAGTGGTTTATGAAAGCAGTTCGGCTTGA